A stretch of DNA from Staphylococcus equorum:
AAAAACATCCTTCTTATTTAAGTAAATTTTCTAAAGATGAATTAATTACATTTTTAGGTGAAATAAAGACTGAAATACATTCAAAAAAGAGGTAATTAACTATGGCAGATAATAAAGCAAAAAAAGAACAAGTACATGACGTTTTTCAAAATATTTCTGGCAAATACGATCGCCTAAATAATATTATTAGCTTTGAGCAACATAAGACTTGGAGAAAACGGGTTATGAAAGAAATGAACGTTAAACCTGGTAGTAAAGCTTTAGACGTATGTTGTGGTACTGCTGATTGGTCTATCTCACTCAGTAAGGCTGTAGGCCCCACAGGCGAAGTCATTGGTGTAGATTTCAGTGAAAACATGCTCGAAGTCGGCAAAGGTAAAACACAAGATATGCATAATATACAACTTGTACATGGCGATGCAATGAATCTACCATTTGAAGACAATGAATTTGATTATGTAACCATTGGATTTGGTTTACGTAATGTACCTGACTATTTAGCTACACTTAAAGAATTATACAGAGTGCTTAAACCAGGCGGTATGGTTGTCTGTTTAGAAACTAGCCAACCTACAACACCAGTATTCAAACAAGGTTATAAACTCTATTTTAAATTTATAATGCCTATTTTCGGTAAAATTTTTGCAAAATCCAAAGATGAGTATGAATGGTTACAACAATCTACTTTTGATTTTCCAGATAAAGAAAAGTTAAAACGTCTGTTTACTCAAGCAGGTTTCAGTAATATAAAAATACGTAGCTTTACAGGTGGCGTTGCAGCGATGCACCTTGGCTATAAATAAAAATGAATCAACCAAAGGTGATTAACGTGTCAAAGTTAAACATGAATAGTGAAATAAAGAAAATCGAAAAGCGATTAGAACAATCTCTTATAAGCAATGATAAAGTACTAGAAGATGCTTCTTATCATTTGTTTTCTTCAGGTGGTAAACGCGTTAGACCTGCCTTTGTAATTTTAAGTAGCCAGTTTGGTAAAGAAATGAATGAGGATGTTTATCGTGTAGCTGTTGCGCTTGAATTAATTCATATGGCAACTTTAGTTCACGATGATGTCGTAGATAAGAGTGATAAACGTCGAGGAAGCTTGACTATAGCTAAAAAGTGGGATCAAAATACTGCTATTCTTGCCGGTAACTTTTTACTTGCATCAGCGCTTGAACATATTTCTAGCATTGAAGATAACCGTATTCATTCGGTGATTTCAAATGCCATCGTTGAAGTATGTATGGGGGAGCTATTTCAATTTCAAGATCAATTTAATGGTTATCAAACAATCACGAGTTATTTGCGCAGAATTAATCGCAAAACAGCATTACTGATACAATTATCTACAGAAGTAGGTGCGATTGCTTCTGGTGCTGATTTGAAAACAGTTCATAATTTAAAAATGATTGGTCATTATATTGGCATGAGTTTTCAAATTGTTGATGATATCCTCGATTTTACAAGTACAGAAAAAAAATTAGGGAAACCAGTTGGTAGTGATTTAATGAATGGTCATATCACTTTACCTGTATTATTAGAAATGAGAAAGCACCCAGAGTTTAAAGCACAAATACAACAACTTACTCCAGATACAGATCAAGAGACGTTTGACTATTGTATCCAGCGCATTCAATCATCTGATGTTATACAAGAATCACAAGTAATCAGTGATAAATATTTAGAAAAAGCATTAAACCTACTTGATCAATTGGAAAGCGAAGCTGCTAAACCTTTATTTAAGAAATTAATTAAAAAAGTGGGGAAAAGAAATTTATAATTACATGAAAAGCATTGAAAGCGCTTTAATTACCTGTTAATATATTAATGTATCTCAAAACATAATATTTTATTGATACATAGTCATGTACATTATTACTGTACAATTGATACATAACAAACAGGGGGATTCACACATTATGGAAAGAACATTTCTAATGATCAAACCAGACGCGGTACAACGCAATTTGGTAGGAGAAATCATTTCTCGTATTGAACGTAAAGGACTAAAGCTTGTAGGCGGTAAATTTATGACTGTACCACAGTCACTTGCAGAAGAACATTATGCAGAACACACAGATAAACCGTTCTATAACAAATTGATTGACTTCATCACTTCTGCACCAGTTTTCGCTATGGTAGTTGAAGGTGAAGATGCAGTAAATATTTCGCGTCATATTATTGGTAAAACTAATCCATCTGAAGCTACACCAGGCACTATTAGAGGAGACTTAGGTTTAACTGTAGGTAGAAACATTATTCATGGTTCAGACTCGGTAGAATCAGCTAAAAAAGAAATTAACCTTTGGTTTAAAGTTGAAGAATTAAGTGATTATACTGGATCACGTGAAGCATGGTTATACGAATAACGTTAACTTCAATAAATCATAGGCTTTATGAAATGAATTATTATAATAAAAAAGCTAACTGAAAAATTCAGTTAGCTTTTTTATTTTATGTTTAACATTTATTTATACACTATACTTAGTATAGTGTATAAAATGTTGTAGATGGAGAGTAAGAAATCAAATTGAACCTTTGCTTTCTTTTCCTCCTATTAAATAGATAATATTGGAAAATGTTAATATTTCTATATAAAATCTAAAGTTATTACTATAAAAAATATTCAAATGTTACACTTAAAACATGGAAGTTTTCATAAGATTCAATATTTGTAAATTTTTCTGTTAATTTGAACAATTGAATGTGATAAGATATAGAGAATATTATAATTTAAAGTACTAAAGGAACGGAGTGGGAAAAGTATGAGATATTTAACTTCTGGTGAATCACATGGACCACAGTTAACTGTAATTATTGAAGGTGTACCAGCAAATCTAGAAATCAACGTAGCAGATATTAATGAAGAAATGTTTAAACGACAAGGTGGATACGGCAGAGGTCGTCGTATGCAAATTGAAAAGGATGCAGTTGAAATTGTTTCAGGAGTGCGTAATGGCTATACTTTAGGTAGTCCAATCACATTGATTGTTACAAATGATGACTTTACACATTGGAAGAAAATCATGGGTGCTGATCCAATAAGTGAAGAAGATCAAGACAATATGAAACGTGTAATT
This window harbors:
- a CDS encoding demethylmenaquinone methyltransferase; this encodes MADNKAKKEQVHDVFQNISGKYDRLNNIISFEQHKTWRKRVMKEMNVKPGSKALDVCCGTADWSISLSKAVGPTGEVIGVDFSENMLEVGKGKTQDMHNIQLVHGDAMNLPFEDNEFDYVTIGFGLRNVPDYLATLKELYRVLKPGGMVVCLETSQPTTPVFKQGYKLYFKFIMPIFGKIFAKSKDEYEWLQQSTFDFPDKEKLKRLFTQAGFSNIKIRSFTGGVAAMHLGYK
- a CDS encoding polyprenyl synthetase family protein, which encodes MSKLNMNSEIKKIEKRLEQSLISNDKVLEDASYHLFSSGGKRVRPAFVILSSQFGKEMNEDVYRVAVALELIHMATLVHDDVVDKSDKRRGSLTIAKKWDQNTAILAGNFLLASALEHISSIEDNRIHSVISNAIVEVCMGELFQFQDQFNGYQTITSYLRRINRKTALLIQLSTEVGAIASGADLKTVHNLKMIGHYIGMSFQIVDDILDFTSTEKKLGKPVGSDLMNGHITLPVLLEMRKHPEFKAQIQQLTPDTDQETFDYCIQRIQSSDVIQESQVISDKYLEKALNLLDQLESEAAKPLFKKLIKKVGKRNL
- the ndk gene encoding nucleoside-diphosphate kinase; its protein translation is MERTFLMIKPDAVQRNLVGEIISRIERKGLKLVGGKFMTVPQSLAEEHYAEHTDKPFYNKLIDFITSAPVFAMVVEGEDAVNISRHIIGKTNPSEATPGTIRGDLGLTVGRNIIHGSDSVESAKKEINLWFKVEELSDYTGSREAWLYE